A single region of the Gasterosteus aculeatus chromosome 1, fGasAcu3.hap1.1, whole genome shotgun sequence genome encodes:
- the dgkd gene encoding diacylglycerol kinase delta isoform X3 codes for MADLTESAPARFPDESSDSEPEQEPGTPQKLIRKVSTSGQIRSKTVLREGNLMKQTNSFQRWKRRYFKLRGRTLYYAQTSKSIIFDEVDLTDASVAESSTKNVNNSFTVITPCRRLILCADNRKEMEEWMAALRSVQSRQNFESTQYSMDHFSGMHNWYACSHARPTYCNVCREALSGVTSHGLSCEVCKFKAHKRCAVRATNNCKWTTLASIGKDIIEDEDGVSMPHQWLEGNLPVSAKCNVCDKTCGSVLRLQDWRCLWCKAMVHSGCKEQLSSKCPLGQCKVSVIPPTALNSIDSDGFWKASCPPSCTSPLLVFVNSKSGDNQGVKFLRRFKQLLNPAQVFDLMNGGPHLGLRLFQKFDTFRILVCGGDGSVGWVLSEIDALTLHKQCQLGVLPLGTGNDLARVLGWGSACDDDTQLPQILEKLERASTKMLDRWRIMVYETKFPRQHSGSTVTEDCSDDSEVQQILTYEDSVAAHLSKILTSDQHSVVISSARVLCETVKDLVARVGKASEKNTESSDESELMAKKCGVLKEKLDSLLKTLNEESQACMLPPPAPPPTIAEEQEDADSVERPPSLHHHRHHPPPHVPPCSPRGSASSSTAAIFKPREQLMLRANSLKKAIRQIMEHTERAVDEQNLQTQQQLFTSSRPEEDEGLEEEEEEEDGASLQSSSSRKHHSACKVGKTPCEKLISKGGDGEMPTLNTKILYSGLRGISVSLSSSSVISQLLVNADPFSCDPDNVDCYTEKCVMNNYFGIGLDAKISLDFNNKRDEHPEKCRSRTKNMMWYGVLGTKELLHRTYKNLEQKVLLECDGRPIPLPSLQGIAVLNIPSYAGGTNFWGGTKEDDMFTAPSFDDKILEVVAVFGSMQMAVSRVINLQHHRITQCRTVKIKILGDEGVPVQVDGEAWVQPPGYIKIIHKNRTQTLTRDRAFESTLKSWEDKQKCEFFRTPSAQPPLSSQPEVVSEDEASLISVFGQAAGALIHSIREVAETHHSLEQELAHAVNASSKAMDVVYANSNNSQALCCSVVLQMVSNVKALLSETELLLAGKMSMQLDPPQQEQLKAALSSVAQQLRRLADVSWLSPVIEPSDHEGPDFSKRSRSTKFRLVPKFKKDKNNKNKETCTTLSLPVHQWGTEEVGAWLGFLSLNEYQDIFMGHDVRGAELIHLERRDLKDLGVTKVGHIKRILHGIRELNRNSSASEA; via the exons ACGGTGCTGAGAGAAGGAAATCTGATGAAGCAGACTAACTCCTTCCAGCGCTGGAAAAGAAGATACTTCAAACTGAGAGGGAGGACGCTGTACTATGCTCAGACCTCAAAG TCGATCATCTTTGACGAGGTGGACCTGACGGATGCCAGCGTGGCGGAGTCAAGCACCAAGAACGTCAACAACAGCTTCACC gtcatCACCCCCTGCAGACGCCTCATCCTGTGTGCAGAcaacaggaaggagatggaggagtggATGGCGGCTCTGCGAAGCGTCCAGAGCAGACAGAACTTTGAG TCCACCCAGTACAGCATGGACCACTTCAGCGGGATGCACAACTGGTACGCCTGCTCTCACGCCCGCCCAACGTACTGCAACGTGTGCAGAGAGGCGTTGTCTGGGGTGACGTCCCACGGGCTGTCCTGTGAAG TGTGTAAGTTCAAGGCTCATAAGCGCTGTGCAGTCAGAGCCACTAACAACTGTAAATGGACAACTCTGGCCTCTATTGGAAAGGACATCATcgaggacgaggacggg GTGTCCATGCCCCATCAGTGGTTGGAGGGGAACCTGCCGGTCTCCGCCAAATGTAACGTCTGTGATAAGACCTGTGGCAGTGTCCTCCGTCTACAGGACTGGAGGTGTCTCTGGTGTAAAGCCATG GTGCACTCAGGCTGTAAGGAGCAGCTGTCCTCTAAGTGTCCTCTGGGTCAGTGTAAGGTCTCTGTCATCCCCCCGACCGCACTCAACAGCATCGACTCTGACG GTTTCTGGAAGGCCTCGTGTCCCCCGTCCTGCACCAGTCCTCTGCTGGTGTTTGTCAACTCTAAGAGCGGAGACAACCAGGGGGTCAAATTCCTGAGGCGTTTTAAGCAGCTGCTGAACCCGGCGCAGGTGTTTGACCTGATGAACGGGGGGCCTCACCTGGG tctgcGTTTGTTCCAGAAGTTTGACACCTTCAGGATTCTGGTGTGTGGAGGAGACGGCAGCGTCGGATGGGTTCTGTCTGAGATCGACGCTCTCACGCTGCACAAACAG TGTCAGCTGGGAGTTCTTCCTCTGGGGACTGGGAATGATCTGGCCCGTGTTCTCGGTTGGGGTTCAGCCTGTGACGACGACACGCAGCTGCCTCAGATACTCGAGAAACTGGAAAGAGCCAGTACCAAGATGCTAGACAG GTGGCGTATTATGGTCTATGAAACCAAGTTTCCGCGGCAACATTCTGGCTCTACTGTTACTGAAGACTGTAGCGACGACTCTGAG GTTCAGCAGATTCTCACCTACGAGGACTCAGTAGCTGCTCACTTGTCCAAGATACTGACCTCAGACCAGCACTCTGTCGTCATCTCCTCTGCCAG GGTCCTGTGTGAGACGGTTAAGGACTTGGTGGCCCGGGTGGGTAAAGCTTCCGAAAAGAACACAGAAAGTTCAGATGAGTCTGAGCTCATGGCCAAGAAg TGTGGCGTGTTGAAGGAGAAACTTGACTCCCTTCTGAAGACTCTGAATGAGGAGTCTCAGGCCTGCATgctgcctcccccggcacccccccccaccattgctgaggagcaggaggacgctGACAGCGTTGAACGGCCTCCTTCTCTTCATCATCACCGtcaccatcctcctcctcatgttcCGCCTTGTTCCCCACGGggcagcgcctcctcctccacggcggCCATCTTCAAACCTCGAGAGCAGCTGATGCTTCGGGCAAACAGTCTGAAAAAAGCCATCAGGCAGATCATGGAGCATACAGAGAGAG CGGTGGACGAGCAGAACCTTCAGACCCAGCAGCAGCTGTTCACTTCCAGCCGgcctgaggaggacgagggtttagaggaggaggaagaggaggaggacggggcgTCTCTGCAGTCATCTTCTAGCAGAAAGCACCACAGCGCATGCAAAG TTGGTAAGACACCCTGCGAGAAGCTGATCAGCAAAGGCGGTGATGGGGAGATGCCGACACTCAACACCAAGATCCTCTATTCAG GTCTCAGAGGAATCTCAGTTTCTCTCTCCAGCAGTTCTGTGATTAGTCAACTTTTGGTCAATGCCGACCCGTTCAGCTGTGACCCCGACAATGT AGACTGCTATACTGAGAAGTGTGTCATGAATAACTACTTTGGAATCGGACTGGATGCTAAAATATCTCTGGACTTCAACAACAAGAGAGATGAGCATCCAGAGAAGTGCAG GAGTCGGACTAAGAACATGATGTGGTACGGAGTCCTGGGAAccaaagagctgctgcacagAACCTACAAGAACCTGGAGCAGAAGGTTCTGCTGGAG tgtgatGGGCGGCCCATCCCTCTGCCCAGCCTTCAAGGCATCGCTGTGTTGAACATCCCCAGCTACGCAGGAGGAACCAACTTCTGGGGAGGAACCAAAGAGGATGAT atgTTCACAGCTCCGTCCTTTGATGATAAGATCCTTGAGGTTGTGGCCGTGTTTGGCAGCATGCAGATGGCCGTGTCCCGGGTCATCAACCTGCAGCATCACCGCATCACACAG TGCCGTACAGTGAAGATCAAAATCCTGGGCGATGAGGGCGTCCCGGTGCAGGTGGACGGGGAAGCCTGGGTGCAGCCTCCAGGGTATATCAAGATCATCCACAAGAACCGCACCCAGACCCTCACCAGAGACCGG GCGTTTGAGAGCACCCTTAAATCCTGGGAGGACAAACAGAAGTGTGAGTTCTTCCGGACGCCCTCCGCTcagccccccctctcttctcagCCAGAGGTCGTATCTGAAGACGAGGCGTCGCTTATCAGCGTGTTTGGTCAGGCAGCAGGAGCCCTGATACACAG TATTCGGGAGGTTGCTGAAACTCACCACAGTCTAGAACAGGAACTGGCTCACGCTGTCAACGCCAGCTCCAAGGCCATGGACGTGGTCTACGCAAACTCCAACAACTCTCAG GCTCTGTGCTGCAGCGTGGTCCTCCAGATGGTCAGCAACGTCAAAGCTTTACTCAGCGAGACTGAACTGCTGCTGGCTGGAAAGATGTCCATG CAGCTGGATCCTCCTCAGCAGGAGCAGTTGAAAGCAGCTCTGAGCTCCGTTGCTCAGCAGCTCCGTCGGCTGGCCGATGTTTCCTGGCTGTCCCCCGTCATTGAACCGTCGGACCACGAG ggtccAGATTTCTCCAAACGGAGCCGGAGCACAAAGTTTCGCCTCGTCCCCAAgttcaaaaaagacaaaaacaataagAACAAGGAGACATGCACAACTTTGTCTCTGCCAG TCCACCAGTGGGGGACGGAGGAGGTGGGGGCGTGGCtgggctttctctctctcaacgAGTATCAAGACATCTTCATGGGGCACGATGTCCGTGGGGCCGAACTGATCCACCTGGAGAGGAGGGACCTGAAG GACCTTGGGGTGACAAAGGTCGGTCACATAAAGAGAATCCTTCACGGCATCAGAGAGCTCAACAGGAACAGCAGCGCCAGCGAGGCCTAA
- the dgkd gene encoding diacylglycerol kinase delta isoform X1, translating into MADLTESAPARFPDESSDSEPEQEPGTPQKLIRKVSTSGQIRSKTVLREGNLMKQTNSFQRWKRRYFKLRGRTLYYAQTSKSIIFDEVDLTDASVAESSTKNVNNSFTVITPCRRLILCADNRKEMEEWMAALRSVQSRQNFESTQYSMDHFSGMHNWYACSHARPTYCNVCREALSGVTSHGLSCEVCKFKAHKRCAVRATNNCKWTTLASIGKDIIEDEDGVSMPHQWLEGNLPVSAKCNVCDKTCGSVLRLQDWRCLWCKAMVHSGCKEQLSSKCPLGQCKVSVIPPTALNSIDSDGFWKASCPPSCTSPLLVFVNSKSGDNQGVKFLRRFKQLLNPAQVFDLMNGGPHLGLRLFQKFDTFRILVCGGDGSVGWVLSEIDALTLHKQCQLGVLPLGTGNDLARVLGWGSACDDDTQLPQILEKLERASTKMLDRWRIMVYETKFPRQHSGSTVTEDCSDDSEVQQILTYEDSVAAHLSKILTSDQHSVVISSARVLCETVKDLVARVGKASEKNTESSDESELMAKKCGVLKEKLDSLLKTLNEESQACMLPPPAPPPTIAEEQEDADSVERPPSLHHHRHHPPPHVPPCSPRGSASSSTAAIFKPREQLMLRANSLKKAIRQIMEHTERAVDEQNLQTQQQLFTSSRPEEDEGLEEEEEEEDGASLQSSSSRKHHSACKVGKTPCEKLISKGGDGEMPTLNTKILYSGLRGISVSLSSSSVISQLLVNADPFSCDPDNVDCYTEKCVMNNYFGIGLDAKISLDFNNKRDEHPEKCRSRTKNMMWYGVLGTKELLHRTYKNLEQKVLLECDGRPIPLPSLQGIAVLNIPSYAGGTNFWGGTKEDDMFTAPSFDDKILEVVAVFGSMQMAVSRVINLQHHRITQCRTVKIKILGDEGVPVQVDGEAWVQPPGYIKIIHKNRTQTLTRDRAFESTLKSWEDKQKCEFFRTPSAQPPLSSQPEVVSEDEASLISVFGQAAGALIHSIREVAETHHSLEQELAHAVNASSKAMDVVYANSNNSQALCCSVVLQMVSNVKALLSETELLLAGKMSMQLDPPQQEQLKAALSSVAQQLRRLADVSWLSPVIEPSDHEGPDFSKRSRSTKFRLVPKFKKDKNNKNKETCTTLSLPGPEVLVYVGRGLQQPHGLNQAVSERRPSVLWGTSCFRNQLLRKSINTANKNTFINFYAQTLYNLLAYTSYFSFKMQMRSNMSTRSMTEGRL; encoded by the exons ACGGTGCTGAGAGAAGGAAATCTGATGAAGCAGACTAACTCCTTCCAGCGCTGGAAAAGAAGATACTTCAAACTGAGAGGGAGGACGCTGTACTATGCTCAGACCTCAAAG TCGATCATCTTTGACGAGGTGGACCTGACGGATGCCAGCGTGGCGGAGTCAAGCACCAAGAACGTCAACAACAGCTTCACC gtcatCACCCCCTGCAGACGCCTCATCCTGTGTGCAGAcaacaggaaggagatggaggagtggATGGCGGCTCTGCGAAGCGTCCAGAGCAGACAGAACTTTGAG TCCACCCAGTACAGCATGGACCACTTCAGCGGGATGCACAACTGGTACGCCTGCTCTCACGCCCGCCCAACGTACTGCAACGTGTGCAGAGAGGCGTTGTCTGGGGTGACGTCCCACGGGCTGTCCTGTGAAG TGTGTAAGTTCAAGGCTCATAAGCGCTGTGCAGTCAGAGCCACTAACAACTGTAAATGGACAACTCTGGCCTCTATTGGAAAGGACATCATcgaggacgaggacggg GTGTCCATGCCCCATCAGTGGTTGGAGGGGAACCTGCCGGTCTCCGCCAAATGTAACGTCTGTGATAAGACCTGTGGCAGTGTCCTCCGTCTACAGGACTGGAGGTGTCTCTGGTGTAAAGCCATG GTGCACTCAGGCTGTAAGGAGCAGCTGTCCTCTAAGTGTCCTCTGGGTCAGTGTAAGGTCTCTGTCATCCCCCCGACCGCACTCAACAGCATCGACTCTGACG GTTTCTGGAAGGCCTCGTGTCCCCCGTCCTGCACCAGTCCTCTGCTGGTGTTTGTCAACTCTAAGAGCGGAGACAACCAGGGGGTCAAATTCCTGAGGCGTTTTAAGCAGCTGCTGAACCCGGCGCAGGTGTTTGACCTGATGAACGGGGGGCCTCACCTGGG tctgcGTTTGTTCCAGAAGTTTGACACCTTCAGGATTCTGGTGTGTGGAGGAGACGGCAGCGTCGGATGGGTTCTGTCTGAGATCGACGCTCTCACGCTGCACAAACAG TGTCAGCTGGGAGTTCTTCCTCTGGGGACTGGGAATGATCTGGCCCGTGTTCTCGGTTGGGGTTCAGCCTGTGACGACGACACGCAGCTGCCTCAGATACTCGAGAAACTGGAAAGAGCCAGTACCAAGATGCTAGACAG GTGGCGTATTATGGTCTATGAAACCAAGTTTCCGCGGCAACATTCTGGCTCTACTGTTACTGAAGACTGTAGCGACGACTCTGAG GTTCAGCAGATTCTCACCTACGAGGACTCAGTAGCTGCTCACTTGTCCAAGATACTGACCTCAGACCAGCACTCTGTCGTCATCTCCTCTGCCAG GGTCCTGTGTGAGACGGTTAAGGACTTGGTGGCCCGGGTGGGTAAAGCTTCCGAAAAGAACACAGAAAGTTCAGATGAGTCTGAGCTCATGGCCAAGAAg TGTGGCGTGTTGAAGGAGAAACTTGACTCCCTTCTGAAGACTCTGAATGAGGAGTCTCAGGCCTGCATgctgcctcccccggcacccccccccaccattgctgaggagcaggaggacgctGACAGCGTTGAACGGCCTCCTTCTCTTCATCATCACCGtcaccatcctcctcctcatgttcCGCCTTGTTCCCCACGGggcagcgcctcctcctccacggcggCCATCTTCAAACCTCGAGAGCAGCTGATGCTTCGGGCAAACAGTCTGAAAAAAGCCATCAGGCAGATCATGGAGCATACAGAGAGAG CGGTGGACGAGCAGAACCTTCAGACCCAGCAGCAGCTGTTCACTTCCAGCCGgcctgaggaggacgagggtttagaggaggaggaagaggaggaggacggggcgTCTCTGCAGTCATCTTCTAGCAGAAAGCACCACAGCGCATGCAAAG TTGGTAAGACACCCTGCGAGAAGCTGATCAGCAAAGGCGGTGATGGGGAGATGCCGACACTCAACACCAAGATCCTCTATTCAG GTCTCAGAGGAATCTCAGTTTCTCTCTCCAGCAGTTCTGTGATTAGTCAACTTTTGGTCAATGCCGACCCGTTCAGCTGTGACCCCGACAATGT AGACTGCTATACTGAGAAGTGTGTCATGAATAACTACTTTGGAATCGGACTGGATGCTAAAATATCTCTGGACTTCAACAACAAGAGAGATGAGCATCCAGAGAAGTGCAG GAGTCGGACTAAGAACATGATGTGGTACGGAGTCCTGGGAAccaaagagctgctgcacagAACCTACAAGAACCTGGAGCAGAAGGTTCTGCTGGAG tgtgatGGGCGGCCCATCCCTCTGCCCAGCCTTCAAGGCATCGCTGTGTTGAACATCCCCAGCTACGCAGGAGGAACCAACTTCTGGGGAGGAACCAAAGAGGATGAT atgTTCACAGCTCCGTCCTTTGATGATAAGATCCTTGAGGTTGTGGCCGTGTTTGGCAGCATGCAGATGGCCGTGTCCCGGGTCATCAACCTGCAGCATCACCGCATCACACAG TGCCGTACAGTGAAGATCAAAATCCTGGGCGATGAGGGCGTCCCGGTGCAGGTGGACGGGGAAGCCTGGGTGCAGCCTCCAGGGTATATCAAGATCATCCACAAGAACCGCACCCAGACCCTCACCAGAGACCGG GCGTTTGAGAGCACCCTTAAATCCTGGGAGGACAAACAGAAGTGTGAGTTCTTCCGGACGCCCTCCGCTcagccccccctctcttctcagCCAGAGGTCGTATCTGAAGACGAGGCGTCGCTTATCAGCGTGTTTGGTCAGGCAGCAGGAGCCCTGATACACAG TATTCGGGAGGTTGCTGAAACTCACCACAGTCTAGAACAGGAACTGGCTCACGCTGTCAACGCCAGCTCCAAGGCCATGGACGTGGTCTACGCAAACTCCAACAACTCTCAG GCTCTGTGCTGCAGCGTGGTCCTCCAGATGGTCAGCAACGTCAAAGCTTTACTCAGCGAGACTGAACTGCTGCTGGCTGGAAAGATGTCCATG CAGCTGGATCCTCCTCAGCAGGAGCAGTTGAAAGCAGCTCTGAGCTCCGTTGCTCAGCAGCTCCGTCGGCTGGCCGATGTTTCCTGGCTGTCCCCCGTCATTGAACCGTCGGACCACGAG ggtccAGATTTCTCCAAACGGAGCCGGAGCACAAAGTTTCGCCTCGTCCCCAAgttcaaaaaagacaaaaacaataagAACAAGGAGACATGCACAACTTTGTCTCTGCCAG GACCCGAAGTTCTGGTCTATGTGGGCCGGGGTCTCCAACAACCGCATGGTCTGAACCAAGCGGTCTCTGAAAGGAGACCGTCTGTCCTATGGGGGACTTCCTGTTTTCGTAACCAGCTCCTCCGTAAATCTATCAATACagccaataaaaacacatttattaacttttatGCACAGACTCTTTATAATCTTCTTGCATATACAAGCTACTTTAGTTTTAAGATGCAGATGAGGTCCAACATGTCCACCAGGAGCATGACAGAAGGGCGGTTGTGA
- the dgkd gene encoding diacylglycerol kinase delta isoform X4, which yields MADLTESAPARFPDESSDSEPEQEPGTPQKLIRKVSTSGQIRSKTVLREGNLMKQTNSFQRWKRRYFKLRGRTLYYAQTSKSIIFDEVDLTDASVAESSTKNVNNSFTVITPCRRLILCADNRKEMEEWMAALRSVQSRQNFESTQYSMDHFSGMHNWYACSHARPTYCNVCREALSGVTSHGLSCEVCKFKAHKRCAVRATNNCKWTTLASIGKDIIEDEDGVSMPHQWLEGNLPVSAKCNVCDKTCGSVLRLQDWRCLWCKAMVHSGCKEQLSSKCPLGQCKVSVIPPTALNSIDSDGFWKASCPPSCTSPLLVFVNSKSGDNQGVKFLRRFKQLLNPAQVFDLMNGGPHLGLRLFQKFDTFRILVCGGDGSVGWVLSEIDALTLHKQCQLGVLPLGTGNDLARVLGWGSACDDDTQLPQILEKLERASTKMLDRWRIMVYETKFPRQHSGSTVTEDCSDDSEQILTYEDSVAAHLSKILTSDQHSVVISSARVLCETVKDLVARVGKASEKNTESSDESELMAKKCGVLKEKLDSLLKTLNEESQACMLPPPAPPPTIAEEQEDADSVERPPSLHHHRHHPPPHVPPCSPRGSASSSTAAIFKPREQLMLRANSLKKAIRQIMEHTERAVDEQNLQTQQQLFTSSRPEEDEGLEEEEEEEDGASLQSSSSRKHHSACKVGKTPCEKLISKGGDGEMPTLNTKILYSGLRGISVSLSSSSVISQLLVNADPFSCDPDNVDCYTEKCVMNNYFGIGLDAKISLDFNNKRDEHPEKCRSRTKNMMWYGVLGTKELLHRTYKNLEQKVLLECDGRPIPLPSLQGIAVLNIPSYAGGTNFWGGTKEDDMFTAPSFDDKILEVVAVFGSMQMAVSRVINLQHHRITQCRTVKIKILGDEGVPVQVDGEAWVQPPGYIKIIHKNRTQTLTRDRAFESTLKSWEDKQKCEFFRTPSAQPPLSSQPEVVSEDEASLISVFGQAAGALIHSIREVAETHHSLEQELAHAVNASSKAMDVVYANSNNSQALCCSVVLQMVSNVKALLSETELLLAGKMSMQLDPPQQEQLKAALSSVAQQLRRLADVSWLSPVIEPSDHEGPDFSKRSRSTKFRLVPKFKKDKNNKNKETCTTLSLPVHQWGTEEVGAWLGFLSLNEYQDIFMGHDVRGAELIHLERRDLKDLGVTKVGHIKRILHGIRELNRNSSASEA from the exons ACGGTGCTGAGAGAAGGAAATCTGATGAAGCAGACTAACTCCTTCCAGCGCTGGAAAAGAAGATACTTCAAACTGAGAGGGAGGACGCTGTACTATGCTCAGACCTCAAAG TCGATCATCTTTGACGAGGTGGACCTGACGGATGCCAGCGTGGCGGAGTCAAGCACCAAGAACGTCAACAACAGCTTCACC gtcatCACCCCCTGCAGACGCCTCATCCTGTGTGCAGAcaacaggaaggagatggaggagtggATGGCGGCTCTGCGAAGCGTCCAGAGCAGACAGAACTTTGAG TCCACCCAGTACAGCATGGACCACTTCAGCGGGATGCACAACTGGTACGCCTGCTCTCACGCCCGCCCAACGTACTGCAACGTGTGCAGAGAGGCGTTGTCTGGGGTGACGTCCCACGGGCTGTCCTGTGAAG TGTGTAAGTTCAAGGCTCATAAGCGCTGTGCAGTCAGAGCCACTAACAACTGTAAATGGACAACTCTGGCCTCTATTGGAAAGGACATCATcgaggacgaggacggg GTGTCCATGCCCCATCAGTGGTTGGAGGGGAACCTGCCGGTCTCCGCCAAATGTAACGTCTGTGATAAGACCTGTGGCAGTGTCCTCCGTCTACAGGACTGGAGGTGTCTCTGGTGTAAAGCCATG GTGCACTCAGGCTGTAAGGAGCAGCTGTCCTCTAAGTGTCCTCTGGGTCAGTGTAAGGTCTCTGTCATCCCCCCGACCGCACTCAACAGCATCGACTCTGACG GTTTCTGGAAGGCCTCGTGTCCCCCGTCCTGCACCAGTCCTCTGCTGGTGTTTGTCAACTCTAAGAGCGGAGACAACCAGGGGGTCAAATTCCTGAGGCGTTTTAAGCAGCTGCTGAACCCGGCGCAGGTGTTTGACCTGATGAACGGGGGGCCTCACCTGGG tctgcGTTTGTTCCAGAAGTTTGACACCTTCAGGATTCTGGTGTGTGGAGGAGACGGCAGCGTCGGATGGGTTCTGTCTGAGATCGACGCTCTCACGCTGCACAAACAG TGTCAGCTGGGAGTTCTTCCTCTGGGGACTGGGAATGATCTGGCCCGTGTTCTCGGTTGGGGTTCAGCCTGTGACGACGACACGCAGCTGCCTCAGATACTCGAGAAACTGGAAAGAGCCAGTACCAAGATGCTAGACAG GTGGCGTATTATGGTCTATGAAACCAAGTTTCCGCGGCAACATTCTGGCTCTACTGTTACTGAAGACTGTAGCGACGACTCTGAG CAGATTCTCACCTACGAGGACTCAGTAGCTGCTCACTTGTCCAAGATACTGACCTCAGACCAGCACTCTGTCGTCATCTCCTCTGCCAG GGTCCTGTGTGAGACGGTTAAGGACTTGGTGGCCCGGGTGGGTAAAGCTTCCGAAAAGAACACAGAAAGTTCAGATGAGTCTGAGCTCATGGCCAAGAAg TGTGGCGTGTTGAAGGAGAAACTTGACTCCCTTCTGAAGACTCTGAATGAGGAGTCTCAGGCCTGCATgctgcctcccccggcacccccccccaccattgctgaggagcaggaggacgctGACAGCGTTGAACGGCCTCCTTCTCTTCATCATCACCGtcaccatcctcctcctcatgttcCGCCTTGTTCCCCACGGggcagcgcctcctcctccacggcggCCATCTTCAAACCTCGAGAGCAGCTGATGCTTCGGGCAAACAGTCTGAAAAAAGCCATCAGGCAGATCATGGAGCATACAGAGAGAG CGGTGGACGAGCAGAACCTTCAGACCCAGCAGCAGCTGTTCACTTCCAGCCGgcctgaggaggacgagggtttagaggaggaggaagaggaggaggacggggcgTCTCTGCAGTCATCTTCTAGCAGAAAGCACCACAGCGCATGCAAAG TTGGTAAGACACCCTGCGAGAAGCTGATCAGCAAAGGCGGTGATGGGGAGATGCCGACACTCAACACCAAGATCCTCTATTCAG GTCTCAGAGGAATCTCAGTTTCTCTCTCCAGCAGTTCTGTGATTAGTCAACTTTTGGTCAATGCCGACCCGTTCAGCTGTGACCCCGACAATGT AGACTGCTATACTGAGAAGTGTGTCATGAATAACTACTTTGGAATCGGACTGGATGCTAAAATATCTCTGGACTTCAACAACAAGAGAGATGAGCATCCAGAGAAGTGCAG GAGTCGGACTAAGAACATGATGTGGTACGGAGTCCTGGGAAccaaagagctgctgcacagAACCTACAAGAACCTGGAGCAGAAGGTTCTGCTGGAG tgtgatGGGCGGCCCATCCCTCTGCCCAGCCTTCAAGGCATCGCTGTGTTGAACATCCCCAGCTACGCAGGAGGAACCAACTTCTGGGGAGGAACCAAAGAGGATGAT atgTTCACAGCTCCGTCCTTTGATGATAAGATCCTTGAGGTTGTGGCCGTGTTTGGCAGCATGCAGATGGCCGTGTCCCGGGTCATCAACCTGCAGCATCACCGCATCACACAG TGCCGTACAGTGAAGATCAAAATCCTGGGCGATGAGGGCGTCCCGGTGCAGGTGGACGGGGAAGCCTGGGTGCAGCCTCCAGGGTATATCAAGATCATCCACAAGAACCGCACCCAGACCCTCACCAGAGACCGG GCGTTTGAGAGCACCCTTAAATCCTGGGAGGACAAACAGAAGTGTGAGTTCTTCCGGACGCCCTCCGCTcagccccccctctcttctcagCCAGAGGTCGTATCTGAAGACGAGGCGTCGCTTATCAGCGTGTTTGGTCAGGCAGCAGGAGCCCTGATACACAG TATTCGGGAGGTTGCTGAAACTCACCACAGTCTAGAACAGGAACTGGCTCACGCTGTCAACGCCAGCTCCAAGGCCATGGACGTGGTCTACGCAAACTCCAACAACTCTCAG GCTCTGTGCTGCAGCGTGGTCCTCCAGATGGTCAGCAACGTCAAAGCTTTACTCAGCGAGACTGAACTGCTGCTGGCTGGAAAGATGTCCATG CAGCTGGATCCTCCTCAGCAGGAGCAGTTGAAAGCAGCTCTGAGCTCCGTTGCTCAGCAGCTCCGTCGGCTGGCCGATGTTTCCTGGCTGTCCCCCGTCATTGAACCGTCGGACCACGAG ggtccAGATTTCTCCAAACGGAGCCGGAGCACAAAGTTTCGCCTCGTCCCCAAgttcaaaaaagacaaaaacaataagAACAAGGAGACATGCACAACTTTGTCTCTGCCAG TCCACCAGTGGGGGACGGAGGAGGTGGGGGCGTGGCtgggctttctctctctcaacgAGTATCAAGACATCTTCATGGGGCACGATGTCCGTGGGGCCGAACTGATCCACCTGGAGAGGAGGGACCTGAAG GACCTTGGGGTGACAAAGGTCGGTCACATAAAGAGAATCCTTCACGGCATCAGAGAGCTCAACAGGAACAGCAGCGCCAGCGAGGCCTAA